A region from the Musa acuminata AAA Group cultivar baxijiao chromosome BXJ1-10, Cavendish_Baxijiao_AAA, whole genome shotgun sequence genome encodes:
- the LOC103999769 gene encoding uncharacterized protein LOC103999769 translates to MDRNKSFECDHEEIGDGSICTSNIKIGDGSDCTAASGRKLQKLLVEDPMSGPVVKEELGSASATDQQQLPSLDAVDESVVAVVSLAADNVPSPKAVDESMTSKSENSGIGYFKLGDETKEKNSISTSSIDELVRSAMVSLVTAEIASEVKEVHESYPVGSKGQEPPSTSMIKEIENCEKTIGFNFKTSGFNADRRGELASSTESCSSGVSAEPDVISKLEFDLNEGISGVDANEGEPAISTAIVCSSVIRLPSLSPFANPMSNGFLPASITVAAPGKVPFMPPENLLKAKDETGWKVSAATSAFWSAEPRNISRDAT, encoded by the coding sequence ATGGATAGGAACAAATCCTTCGAGTGTGATCATGAAGAAATTGGAGATGGAAGTATATGCACTTCTAACATCAAAATAGGTGATGGATCTGATTGCACTGCTGCTTCGGGTAGAAAATTACAGAAGCTGCTTGTTGAGGATCCTATGTCAGGTCCTGTAGTTAAGGAAGAACTAGGTAGTGCTAGTGCAACTGACCAGCAGCAGCTACCATCATTAGATGCTGTAGATGAAAGTGTTGTTGCTGTTGTCTCATTGGCTGCTGATAATGTTCCATCTCCTAAAGCTGTTGATGAGTCTATGACTAGTAAGTCTGAGAACTCTGGAATTGGTTACTTCAAATTGGGGGATgaaacaaaagagaaaaacaGTATTTCTACTTCTAGCATTGATGAACTAGTTAGATCAGCGATGGTCTCTCTTGTCACTGCTGAGATTGCTAGTGAGGTAAAAGAGGTTCATGAGAGTTATCCAGTTGGGTCCAAAGGTCAAGAACCACCTTCTACTTCTATGATCAAAGAAATTGAGAATTGTGAAAAAACTATTGGCTTTAACTTTAAGACATCTGGGTTCAACGCAGATAGAAGGGGCGAGCTTGCATCATCTACAGAGTCATGCTCATCGGGTGTTTCTGCTGAGCCAGATGTTATCAGTAAGCTtgaatttgatttgaatgagggcATTTCTGGTGTTGATGCCAATGAAGGAGAGCCAGCTATCTCAACTGCAATAGTATGCTCATCTGTAATTCGTTTGCCTAGTCTATCTCCCTTTGCAAATCCAATGTCAAATGGTTTTTTGCCTGCTTCAATAACAGTAGCTGCACCAGGAAAAGTACCGTTTATGCCACCTGAAAATTTGTTGAAGGCTAAGGATGAGACTGGATGGAAAGTCTCAGCAGCCACTAGTGCATTTTGGTCAGCAGAACCACGAAACATTTCTAGAGATGCCACCTAA